A window of Penaeus monodon isolate SGIC_2016 chromosome 40, NSTDA_Pmon_1, whole genome shotgun sequence contains these coding sequences:
- the LOC119598092 gene encoding uncharacterized protein LOC119598092 produces the protein MLILPKLRLPFDSMEDLVQTNIPTYVSDGTMLHQAMMEAPPDSLLGRLRAQSVSYLDIPRAIRELMEGHHASFTGRVVSQSVIHMIFEQTKSCPLYTAKETFWGGTSVAFAYRRGFPLRSKIDKVLRRLTEFGIPEHLYREQIKNVRKCQMDDFTRPSDALRPLDLGDFYGVFSVYAGGIILSLLVFLTENFLGRRARRTRP, from the exons ATGCTGATTCTGCCCAAGCTGCGCCTGCCCTTCGACAGCATGGAGGATCTCGTGCAGACCAACATCCCGACGTACGTGTCTGATGGCACGATGCTACACCAGGCGATGATG GAGGCACCGCCCGACTCGCTCCTGGGTCGCCTCCGAGCGCAGTCCGTGTCCTACCTCGACATCCCGCGGGCCATCCGGGAGCTGATGGAAGGCCACCACGCATCCTTTACTGGCCGGGTTGTCAGCCAGTCCGTCATCCATATGATATTCGAACAG ACCAAGAGCTGTCCATTGTACACTGCCAAAGAGACGTTCTGGGGCGGCACGAGCGTGGCCTTTGCTTACCGAAGAGGCTTTCCACTCAGATCGAAGATTGACAAGGT GCTCCGGCGTCTGACGGAGTTCGGCATCCCGGAGCACCTCTACCGGGAGCAGATCAAGAACGTCCGCAAGTGCCAGATGGACGACTTCACGCGGCCCAGCGACGCCCTCCGCCCCCTGGATCTAGGGGACTTCTACGGCGTCTTCAGCGTATATGCTGGAG GCATCATACTCTCGCTCCTCGTGTTCCTAACGGAGAACTTCTTGGGAAGGAGAGCACGGAGGACGCGTCCGTGA